A portion of the Acidisarcina polymorpha genome contains these proteins:
- a CDS encoding carboxymuconolactone decarboxylase family protein: MNTQTALFSPLGVDNAPEKSRPLLEGVQKSFKFIPNLFGVFANSPTLLEGYIGLEKTFDKGTFTAAERQVVFLAASVVNHCGYCTAAHSTVLKAFLHVPADVVSAVRSNQPVSDPKLDALVALTKEIVAERGHVRAQVMDSFLAAGYRKEQVLEVLIGVALKTMSNYLDHISHTELDPAFKSEA; this comes from the coding sequence ATGAATACGCAAACAGCCCTCTTCTCACCTCTAGGTGTGGACAACGCGCCTGAGAAGTCTCGACCGCTTCTGGAAGGTGTCCAGAAGTCGTTTAAGTTCATTCCCAACCTTTTTGGAGTCTTTGCAAACTCTCCTACTTTGCTCGAAGGCTACATAGGTTTGGAAAAAACATTCGACAAGGGGACATTCACTGCAGCGGAACGCCAAGTCGTCTTCCTCGCCGCCAGCGTTGTGAATCATTGCGGTTACTGCACCGCAGCACACAGCACGGTGCTGAAGGCTTTCCTGCATGTGCCGGCCGACGTAGTATCCGCAGTGAGGTCCAACCAGCCTGTCTCCGACCCGAAGTTAGACGCGCTCGTCGCCCTCACCAAGGAGATCGTTGCTGAGCGCGGCCACGTGCGGGCGCAAGTCATGGATAGCTTTCTTGCTGCCGGATACAGAAAGGAGCAGGTACTTGAGGTTCTGATAGGCGTCGCTCTCAAGACGATGAGCAATTACCTGGATCACATCTCCCATACGGAACTCGATCCGGCATTCAAGTCGGAAGCCTAG
- a CDS encoding dihydrolipoyl dehydrogenase family protein yields the protein MMAYSTGSQAEEFDVLILGSGEAGKYLSWTLGGDGKRVALVERRYIGGSCPNIACLPSKNIVHSAKVAWYAQRLNEFGMNLPSPGIDMTVVRDRKRAMVNGLVDVHNKRFAANHVEFICGEGVFVGPRMLSVELQAGGSRLLTAKTIIVNTGSRATVPDIPGLRAAQPMTHVEELELDTLPEHLLVIGAGYVGLEFAQAMARFGSRVTVVDRNERLLPREDEDVSATLGHLLGGEGIRFLLGSTLESVSGRSGETVEARIRSAAGEEVVKATHILAAAGRAPNTEGIGLDKAGIHLNANGHIRVDASLRTTADGVYAVGDSAGSPYFTHVAYDDYRIVYRTLKGESRVTTGRQLPYTLFTDPELAHVGLREDDAKRQGTSYRLAKLPMAAVLRTRTLGETEGFFKALIGDDDRILGFTALGASAGELLAPVQLAMSAGLPYTALRDLIVTHPTLTEGLVYLFSAVPGK from the coding sequence ATGATGGCGTATAGCACAGGATCGCAGGCCGAAGAATTCGACGTTCTGATCCTTGGAAGCGGAGAGGCCGGCAAGTATCTCAGCTGGACACTGGGGGGAGACGGCAAGCGTGTAGCGCTCGTTGAACGGCGATACATCGGCGGATCCTGTCCCAACATCGCCTGCCTTCCAAGTAAGAACATTGTGCACTCGGCTAAGGTCGCGTGGTATGCACAGAGGCTCAATGAATTCGGCATGAACTTGCCTTCGCCCGGTATTGACATGACGGTCGTTCGCGACAGAAAGCGAGCGATGGTCAATGGCCTCGTGGACGTGCACAACAAGCGCTTCGCTGCCAACCATGTCGAATTCATCTGCGGCGAGGGCGTTTTTGTTGGCCCTCGCATGTTATCCGTGGAACTCCAAGCCGGAGGCTCGCGGCTGCTCACAGCAAAGACCATTATCGTGAATACGGGATCGCGCGCTACAGTACCTGACATCCCTGGCTTGCGCGCGGCGCAGCCGATGACGCATGTGGAAGAGCTTGAGCTTGATACCCTTCCTGAGCATCTGCTCGTGATAGGTGCGGGCTATGTCGGGCTCGAGTTTGCCCAGGCCATGGCGCGCTTCGGCTCTAGGGTGACGGTCGTTGATCGCAATGAGCGCTTGTTACCGCGCGAGGACGAAGATGTCTCTGCAACGCTCGGTCATCTGCTTGGTGGGGAGGGTATCCGGTTCCTTTTGGGAAGCACACTGGAATCCGTCAGCGGCCGCTCGGGAGAGACCGTTGAAGCACGAATCAGGAGCGCAGCCGGTGAGGAGGTTGTCAAGGCAACACACATCCTTGCAGCGGCGGGTCGCGCCCCAAACACCGAAGGGATCGGGTTGGACAAGGCCGGCATCCACTTGAACGCGAACGGACACATCAGGGTGGACGCCTCACTGCGAACAACGGCCGACGGCGTGTATGCCGTGGGGGATTCTGCCGGCAGTCCATATTTCACTCACGTTGCATACGATGACTATCGGATCGTTTATCGAACGCTCAAAGGCGAGAGCCGGGTGACCACGGGGCGGCAGCTGCCCTATACGCTGTTTACCGATCCCGAACTCGCCCACGTTGGCTTGCGCGAAGATGATGCCAAGCGCCAAGGCACCTCGTATCGCCTAGCCAAACTACCCATGGCTGCCGTGCTACGCACGCGCACTCTCGGCGAGACCGAAGGATTTTTCAAGGCTCTCATTGGCGACGACGACCGCATTCTGGGATTCACGGCTCTAGGAGCAAGTGCGGGTGAGTTGCTGGCTCCTGTCCAACTGGCCATGAGCGCCGGGCTGCCCTATACGGCTCTACGTGACCTCATTGTGACCCATCCGACCCTGACGGAGGGACTCGTCTATCTGTTCTCTGCCGTGCCTGGAAAGTAG
- a CDS encoding alpha/beta fold hydrolase, with translation MKANAVLSDPASAVHYNTTRIGDVDVFYREAGAKDAPVLLLLHGFPTSSNMFRNLIPRLAGSFHVVAPDYPGYGFSGMPDRKEFPYTFENMTNIVEQLTLKLGLDKYSLYVMDYGAPIGYRLAIRHPEKVRGLVIQNGNAYEEGLLEFWDPIKQYWGEATHENRAALEYLTKPDATKWQYHNGVADTSLLDPTTWTLDQAGMDRPGNADIQLDMLYDYRTNVPLYPQFQKFFREYQPPALIVWGKKDYIFPAEGAAPYKRDLPNVETHLLDTGHFALETHGEEIASRIKDFFGQQRG, from the coding sequence ATGAAAGCTAACGCCGTTTTGTCCGATCCGGCCTCGGCCGTGCACTACAACACAACTCGCATCGGAGATGTCGATGTCTTCTACCGCGAAGCCGGCGCGAAAGACGCCCCCGTGCTCCTCTTGCTGCACGGCTTCCCAACCTCATCGAACATGTTCCGAAACCTGATTCCCCGCCTTGCAGGATCTTTCCACGTGGTTGCTCCCGATTATCCCGGCTATGGATTCAGTGGTATGCCGGACCGAAAAGAGTTCCCCTACACGTTCGAGAACATGACGAACATTGTCGAACAGTTGACTCTGAAGCTCGGCCTAGACAAGTACTCGCTTTACGTGATGGACTATGGCGCACCGATCGGCTATCGTCTAGCCATTCGGCACCCGGAGAAGGTTAGAGGCCTGGTCATCCAGAACGGCAATGCCTACGAGGAAGGACTTCTGGAGTTCTGGGATCCGATTAAGCAATACTGGGGCGAAGCAACGCACGAAAATCGCGCGGCTCTTGAGTACCTGACCAAGCCGGACGCAACCAAGTGGCAGTACCATAATGGCGTGGCTGACACGAGCCTGCTTGACCCGACGACCTGGACGCTCGATCAAGCCGGGATGGATCGGCCAGGCAATGCGGATATCCAGCTGGACATGCTCTATGACTACCGGACCAATGTTCCGCTGTACCCACAATTTCAGAAGTTCTTCCGCGAGTACCAACCTCCGGCCCTGATCGTGTGGGGCAAGAAGGACTACATCTTCCCGGCCGAGGGTGCGGCACCCTATAAGCGGGATCTGCCAAACGTTGAGACCCACCTGCTCGATACGGGTCATTTTGCTCTTGAAACCCACGGTGAGGAGATCGCCTCGCGCATCAAGGACTTCTTCGGGCAGCAACGTGGGTAA
- a CDS encoding putative quinol monooxygenase, with protein MAKFALLVELKAKPGKESEVEAFLEKEASLARKESGTLSWHAAKIEGEPGAYWIFDTFGDEAARETHLNGEAAQELVEKAEELFSVAPKVSKLQVVAQK; from the coding sequence ATGGCTAAGTTCGCGTTGCTTGTGGAGTTGAAGGCGAAACCGGGAAAGGAATCGGAAGTCGAGGCATTTCTCGAGAAGGAGGCCTCGCTAGCAAGAAAAGAGTCTGGAACGCTGTCTTGGCACGCGGCGAAAATTGAAGGTGAGCCTGGAGCCTATTGGATCTTCGACACCTTTGGCGATGAAGCTGCTCGCGAAACCCATCTGAACGGCGAGGCCGCACAGGAGCTAGTGGAGAAGGCGGAGGAGCTATTCTCCGTTGCGCCGAAGGTCTCTAAGCTTCAGGTGGTCGCCCAGAAGTAA
- a CDS encoding DUF1427 family protein has protein sequence MKLIIGMVLSFMVGAGCRYFDIPVPSPPLIPGALLVLAMTIGYSATNRILDGQGKFASTTHLCGGPTGMSGLEAKSGYRANATNSNVEGHDGV, from the coding sequence ATGAAGCTCATCATTGGAATGGTATTAAGTTTCATGGTGGGAGCAGGATGCCGCTACTTCGACATCCCGGTCCCGAGTCCCCCTCTGATTCCCGGGGCACTCCTCGTACTCGCTATGACCATTGGCTATTCAGCGACGAACAGGATCTTGGACGGACAAGGTAAGTTCGCGAGCACCACGCATCTGTGCGGAGGGCCGACCGGCATGTCTGGGCTTGAGGCGAAGTCAGGTTACAGGGCGAACGCAACAAATAGCAATGTGGAGGGCCATGATGGCGTATAG
- a CDS encoding TetR/AcrR family transcriptional regulator codes for MNTQTQPDPRQRILDVVDRLFYTEGVRATGTEKIMSLAKVAKATFYHHFESKDALVLAYLENRDRALWDYLSQPTPPKDLREALTKFEQYANRPEVVGCPFLRIATEFPDTAHPFHRLAIEHQNKIVDYLADLLKSLVTDKRAAAAAILGVIDGAFSIRMLYGTSKEVLIVSPAEAVFKSFQSAGAPRRR; via the coding sequence ATGAACACACAAACCCAACCCGATCCACGACAGAGAATTCTGGACGTGGTCGACCGGCTCTTCTACACGGAAGGGGTCCGCGCGACCGGCACCGAGAAGATCATGTCCCTCGCCAAAGTCGCAAAGGCGACGTTTTACCATCATTTCGAAAGCAAGGACGCCCTGGTGCTCGCATACCTCGAAAACCGCGACCGAGCTCTTTGGGACTATCTTTCTCAGCCCACTCCCCCAAAGGACCTGCGTGAGGCCCTGACCAAATTCGAACAATATGCGAACCGGCCCGAAGTAGTCGGCTGCCCGTTCCTTCGTATCGCAACCGAGTTCCCAGATACCGCCCATCCGTTCCATCGCCTGGCGATCGAACACCAAAACAAAATTGTTGACTACCTGGCCGACTTGCTAAAGTCCTTAGTAACCGATAAGAGGGCTGCGGCGGCGGCGATCCTTGGCGTCATCGATGGAGCCTTCTCCATTCGAATGCTCTATGGGACCTCGAAGGAGGTTTTGATTGTCTCGCCCGCCGAGGCAGTGTTCAAGAGCTTTCAGAGCGCGGGAGCTCCGCGCCGCAGATGA